AGAGGCAGGTCCAGAGGCTATTTTGCCGCTTGCCCGCGGCAAAGATGGGCGTCTTGGTATCAAAGGGCAGGGTGGATTTTCTGCACCGGTCCACGTTTCGATACATATAACAACCCCGGATGTTGAAGGGTTTCGCCGCACCCAATCGCAAATTTCTGCACAAATTGGGCAGGTGATTTCGCGCGCTCAACGCAACCGGTAAAAAAGGGCAGAAGTCTATGTCATTTCATGAAGTGCAATTTCCCACCACGATCAGCTTTGGCTCATTTGGAGGCCCCGAACGGCGTACCGAAATCGTCACGCTGAGCAATGGTTATGAGGAACGGAGCACGCCTTGGGCCCATTCAAAACGGCGCTACGATGCGGGTTTGGGGATGCGATCGCTTGATGATATCGCCGATTTAATCGCGTTTTTTGAAGCCCGCGCCGGGTGTCTACACGGGTTCCGTTGGAAAGATTGGGGTGATTTCAAATCTTGCCTGCCCAGTCAGGAAATCGGGTTTAATGACCAAGTAATCGGGATCGGTGACGGGCAACAGCGGGAATTTGCCTTATCAAAATCTTATATTTCTGGCGAGGGCCGCTATGCGCGCCCCATTTGCAAACCTGTAATCGGATCGGTTGTGGCCGCCATTCAAGGCGAGCCGCAATTTGAAACGCGGCATTTTGAATTGGACTCGAGCAGCGGCCTTTTGAAATTTCTTACTCCGCCCGCCTCCGGTTTGGATGTAACAGCGGGGTTCGAATTTGATGTGCCCGTGCGCTTTGACACAGATATAATAGAAACCAGCCTGGCACATTTTGAGGCGGGCGAATTGCCGCGCGTGCCAGTTATTGAGCTGCGCCTATGACGCAGCCACCGCTTTATCAGGCCTTGCAGCAGGGCCTCACCAGTATTTGCAGAGCTTGGGCAATCACAAGACGCGACGGGGTGCGGTTTGGCTTTACCGATCACGATCGACCGCTCTTTTTTGCAGGGTTGGAATTTCGCGCCGAAAGCGGCTTGTCAGCGATGAACCTATCCCAAACGACAGGGCTGTCGGTTGATAATACCGAAGCCTTGGGGGTCTTATGGGATGACGGGGTGAGCGAAGCGGATATTGCGGCCGGCAAGTTTGATGAAGCCAAAGTAGAGGCATGGCTGGTGAATTGGGCCAACCCAGAGCAAATTCAGCTGGAATTCTCGGGGCTGATTGGCGAGATTCAACGCAAAGGGGGCGCGTTTCAGGCCGAATTACGCGGCCTGACCGCTTTGTTGAACAAGCCTGTGGCGCGGGTCTACAGCGCCAGTTGTAGCGCGCTTCTGGGGGATCAAGCCTGCGGTTTTGATTTGACAACGCCGGGGTTCGTGACTTCGGTGGCGTTATCGCGCGTCACCGAGCAGGGCGCGTTAGAGCTGTTTGATCTGCCCGCATTTGACGATGGGTGTTTCGAACATGGCACGCTGAAGGCTGTCAACGGCAAAGCGCGGGGCTATCAGGGCTTGGTGAAGCGCGATCAGCGTTTAAACGCGCATCGTTTGATCGAGCTTTGGGAGCCGCCAAGCCTTGGCTTTGAGCAGGGCGATCTTCTCGAGCTTACCATGGGCTGCGATAAACGCTTTGAAACCTGCCGGGTAAAATTTGACAATGCGCTTAATTTCCGTGGCTTTCCCGATATTCCCTCAAGCGATTGGCTGCTTATTAATCCCGCCCAGCACGCCGTATCGGATCACGGCAGCCGCAGATGATGTCAAAGCCCGATATGATTGTATCTGCGGCGCGTGCCTGGCTGGGCACCCCCTTTCATCATCAAGCCTCGTGCCGCGGTGTTGGCGCAGATTGCTTGGGGCTGATCCGAGGGGTCTGGCGGGCGCAAATTGGCGCAGAGCCTGCTCCAATTCCGCCCTATTCGCCGGCTTGGGGCACCTTGCAACCCCAAGAATTGCTTTGGCAAAATTTGCAAAAATATTTTTTGAGCATGACGCTTGAAATGCAACCAGATGGCCGTTTGCAAAACGGAGCTGTGATCCCGGATGGCAGCCTTTTGTTGTTTCGCCTGATCGCGAAAGGGGCCGCCAATCATTTGGGTATTGCCGCGCAGCGTGCCGGCCGGCCAAGCTTCATTCATGCCTGCCATGTGAAAGGGGTCTGCGAAGTCGATTTAACGTTTAAATGGCGCCGCCGCGCGGTGGCGATCTTTCGTTTCCCACAGCGAGGTTTTTAATGGCAACGTTGGTTTTGGCTGGCCTTGGGGCTGGCATTGGCAGTTCGGTCGGGGGCAGCTTTTTAGGGTTTTCAATGACCAGTGTTGGCCGCTTTGCCGGCGCGGTCATTGGGCGTAGCCTTGATGCGGCCGTGCTAGGGCAGGGCTCTGAGCCGGTTGAGAGGGGGCGGCTTGAACGGGCGCAAATCACGCAAAGTGGTGAAGGCCTGCCGATCGCGCATGTCTTTGGGCGCACGCGCGTTGGCGGACAGGTGATTTGGGCCTCGCAGTTCTATGAAAATAAACTGGTAACACATGGGCAAGTGGCCAGTAAAAGCCGCCCTGCCAGCCCAGATGTGATTGAATATCAGTATTCGGTGAGCCTTGCGATTGCGCTCTGCTGGGGTGAGATCACGCATATCGCGCAAATTTGGGCGGATGGGGTGCAGATATCGCCCGAAAAGCTGTCGATGCAGGTTTATAAAGGCTCTGAAACCCAAAGGCCTGATCCTGTTTTGGAAGCGATCGAAGGTATAGGTCAAGTGCCGGCCTATCGCGGCCTTGCCTATGTTGTATTTGAAAACCTATCACTGGCGCCTTTCGGCAATCGGGTGCCTCAATTCAGTTTTGAAATTTGCCGTCCGGCGCAGATCACCACAAAAACACCGGCCGAGCCCGCGGCGTTGATCAGGGGCGTCTCGCTCATTCCGGGAACCGGCGAATATGCTCTGGCGCGTTCATCGGTCCATTATCCACAAGGGTTAGGCCAGAACCGCAGCGCCAATGAAAACACCCCCTCAGGGCTTTCTGATTTTCAAACGTCGCTCACGATGTTGGAACAAGAGCTGCCAAAATGCAAAGCCGTATCTCTTGTGGTCAGCTGGTTTGGCAGCGATCTACGCTGTGCTCACTGCCGCTTGCGCCCCAAGGTTGAACAAGCCGTACATGATGGCGCGCCGATGCCTTGGCAGGTCTCGGGTCTGGCGCGCGCGCAAGCCGCGCAGATCCCGCTGCGCCAGGGTCGCTCTGTATATGGCGGTACACCTGCAGATGCGTCGGTTGTTGAGGCGATTGAGGCGCTGAAAGAGGCCGATCAAGCGGTGATGTTTTATCCGTTTATTCTGATGGATCAGGGGCCTGATAATATGTTGCCGGATCCCTATTCTGATCAAACAGGACAAGCTGCCTATCCATGGCGAGGCCGCATCACGCTGTCAAAAGCCCCCAGCCAACCCGGTAGCCCGGATCGTAGTCCGGGTGCGGTGGAAGAAATTGCAGCCTTTTTCGGACAGGCACAGGCGGCTGATTTTACCGTGTCGCAGGATGCAGTAGGCTATAGCGGGCCCGCCGATGATTGGGGTTATAATCGGTTCATTTTGCATTATGCCGCCCTGTGCGCGCGCGCGGGCGGGGTCTCTGCTTTTTGCATCGGGTCTGAAATGCGCGGCCTGAGCGCGGTGCGAGATCAATCAGATGGGTTTGTGGTTGTCGCGCATTTACAGGATCTGGCGCAACAGGTGCGCCGGCTTTTGGGCCCCGAGGTAAAGCTGGGCTATGCCGCAGATTGGA
The sequence above is drawn from the Rhodobacteraceae bacterium IMCC1335 genome and encodes:
- a CDS encoding TIGR02217 family protein produces the protein MSFHEVQFPTTISFGSFGGPERRTEIVTLSNGYEERSTPWAHSKRRYDAGLGMRSLDDIADLIAFFEARAGCLHGFRWKDWGDFKSCLPSQEIGFNDQVIGIGDGQQREFALSKSYISGEGRYARPICKPVIGSVVAAIQGEPQFETRHFELDSSSGLLKFLTPPASGLDVTAGFEFDVPVRFDTDIIETSLAHFEAGELPRVPVIELRL
- a CDS encoding DUF2163 domain-containing protein, with the protein product MTQPPLYQALQQGLTSICRAWAITRRDGVRFGFTDHDRPLFFAGLEFRAESGLSAMNLSQTTGLSVDNTEALGVLWDDGVSEADIAAGKFDEAKVEAWLVNWANPEQIQLEFSGLIGEIQRKGGAFQAELRGLTALLNKPVARVYSASCSALLGDQACGFDLTTPGFVTSVALSRVTEQGALELFDLPAFDDGCFEHGTLKAVNGKARGYQGLVKRDQRLNAHRLIELWEPPSLGFEQGDLLELTMGCDKRFETCRVKFDNALNFRGFPDIPSSDWLLINPAQHAVSDHGSRR
- a CDS encoding peptidase, whose product is MSKPDMIVSAARAWLGTPFHHQASCRGVGADCLGLIRGVWRAQIGAEPAPIPPYSPAWGTLQPQELLWQNLQKYFLSMTLEMQPDGRLQNGAVIPDGSLLLFRLIAKGAANHLGIAAQRAGRPSFIHACHVKGVCEVDLTFKWRRRAVAIFRFPQRGF